A genomic window from Lebetimonas sp. JH292 includes:
- a CDS encoding branched-chain amino acid ABC transporter permease, whose product MNNLSLGKYFTLIVIVTAVFIGFLYISPKIFSDYTTTVLGNVYIFIILAVSYNLINGVAGQFSLEPNGFVAIGAYVTALLMLSPDVKADMYMIADPLPLIKDIYLPNPFFTLLISGIVSSLIALTLAFPVFRVRGDYLAIVTLGFGFIIRIFLINNPSISNGSMGLDSIPGFASYFWIGIVCLITVILVYNIVYSKHGRAMKAVRDDEDAALAMGVNTFKTKTQAFMTSAFFEGVGGGLLASSIGSISPDQFTFMLTFQLLIIIVLGGLGSMGGSIIGTFLLIGGMEVLRPLDDANWSIAGIHGIPGLRMVVFSLILLLIMLFARRGIMGNKEIWDYIKIRRNK is encoded by the coding sequence ATGAATAATTTATCTCTTGGTAAATATTTTACTTTAATTGTCATAGTTACAGCTGTTTTTATCGGATTTTTATATATTTCTCCAAAAATATTCAGCGATTATACAACCACTGTTTTAGGAAATGTTTATATATTTATAATTTTAGCCGTCAGCTATAATTTAATAAACGGGGTTGCCGGCCAGTTTTCATTGGAGCCGAACGGTTTTGTGGCAATCGGTGCATATGTTACGGCTCTTCTTATGTTGAGCCCCGATGTTAAAGCGGATATGTATATGATAGCCGATCCGCTTCCTTTAATAAAAGATATTTATCTTCCAAATCCGTTTTTTACGTTATTAATCAGCGGTATAGTCTCTTCTCTTATAGCCCTTACCCTTGCATTTCCCGTTTTTAGGGTAAGAGGGGATTATTTGGCAATTGTAACACTTGGATTCGGATTTATTATAAGAATATTCCTAATTAACAACCCTTCCATTTCAAACGGTTCAATGGGGCTCGATTCTATCCCCGGATTTGCAAGTTATTTTTGGATAGGAATAGTTTGTTTAATTACTGTTATTTTAGTGTATAATATCGTTTATTCCAAACACGGACGTGCCATGAAAGCTGTAAGAGACGATGAAGATGCGGCACTTGCAATGGGAGTTAATACATTTAAAACAAAAACGCAGGCTTTTATGACAAGCGCTTTTTTTGAAGGGGTCGGAGGCGGACTTTTGGCAAGTTCAATCGGTTCAATCAGTCCCGACCAGTTTACATTTATGCTTACATTCCAACTGCTGATTATAATTGTTTTAGGCGGACTCGGAAGTATGGGCGGAAGCATCATAGGAACATTTTTACTAATTGGCGGCATGGAAGTTTTAAGACCGCTTGATGATGCAAACTGGAGCATTGCAGGAATCCACGGTATTCCTGGTCTTAGAATGGTTGTGTTTAGTTTAATTTTACTTTTAATTATGCTTTTTGCCAGAAGAGGTATTATGGGAAATAAGGAAATCTGGGATTATATTAAAATAAGGAGAAATAAATGA
- a CDS encoding branched-chain amino acid ABC transporter permease has product MSLSFILQQIINGFSLGSMYALIAIGYTLVYGVLRLINFAHGDIMMVGAFMAFIFFKIMGLNFYVAVTLSIIVTAIVGILTYVSAYKPLLDKNAPKISLLITAIGISFFLESLFNVIANQYLGGTYQAFYFPKWFSAILHIKSLTIPVLTLIIPIMTLILLLVVLYILYKTKIGIAIRALAFDINTVKLMGADSNKIIAFVFALGSALAAIGGISYAMAYPSIDPYMGMLVGLKAFAAAVVGGIGSVTGAVIGGFILGFAEVAIPGFFPELGGWKDAFAFIFLIFVLLFKPTGIMGIDFERQRF; this is encoded by the coding sequence ATGAGTTTAAGTTTTATATTGCAGCAAATAATAAACGGATTTTCATTAGGAAGTATGTATGCCCTGATTGCAATCGGTTATACCCTGGTTTACGGAGTTTTAAGACTTATTAACTTCGCTCACGGTGACATTATGATGGTTGGAGCTTTTATGGCTTTTATTTTTTTCAAAATTATGGGGCTTAATTTTTATGTGGCCGTAACTTTATCTATTATAGTAACTGCTATTGTCGGAATATTAACATATGTCAGTGCATATAAACCCCTTCTTGATAAAAATGCTCCTAAAATTTCACTTTTAATTACAGCGATTGGTATTTCTTTTTTCCTGGAATCCCTTTTTAACGTTATAGCAAATCAATATTTGGGAGGAACGTATCAGGCATTTTATTTTCCAAAATGGTTTTCTGCAATATTACATATAAAATCATTAACAATTCCCGTGCTTACTTTAATTATTCCTATAATGACATTAATTTTATTATTGGTTGTTTTATATATTCTTTATAAAACAAAAATAGGTATCGCCATAAGAGCTTTGGCTTTTGATATAAACACCGTTAAGCTAATGGGTGCAGATTCAAATAAAATTATTGCCTTTGTATTTGCTTTAGGTTCGGCTCTTGCTGCAATAGGGGGAATTTCTTATGCAATGGCTTATCCGAGTATTGATCCTTATATGGGAATGCTTGTCGGACTAAAAGCATTTGCCGCTGCGGTTGTAGGGGGAATCGGAAGTGTAACAGGTGCGGTAATAGGAGGCTTTATTTTAGGTTTTGCCGAAGTTGCAATTCCCGGTTTTTTCCCGGAACTCGGAGGATGGAAAGACGCATTTGCATTTATTTTCCTAATTTTTGTTTTATTATTTAAACCTACAGGTATTATGGGAATTGATTTTGAAAGACAAAGGTTTTAG
- a CDS encoding GGDEF domain-containing protein, translated as MPNIYWVGYLIPNDPFQCQTECGLYLMGDYESDLKILNKIDELIKKIFHNLLTQYDLNLILKSFLFYLKQNIPSIEEIEICGINPVKKNEVCFKRVNDTYGHLTGDCILKSLAKEMEKNFRQSDYVFRYGGEEFLITMPFTTQKDACIKMEKFREFIENKSFCKKNIKITISGGVVEYNSNYKIKDFIDKTDKKLYIAKNSGRNKIIC; from the coding sequence ATGCCGAATATATACTGGGTAGGCTATTTGATACCAAATGACCCATTTCAATGCCAGACAGAATGCGGTTTGTATTTGATGGGAGATTATGAAAGCGATTTAAAAATATTAAATAAAATAGATGAATTAATTAAAAAAATCTTTCACAATTTATTAACACAGTATGATTTAAATCTTATATTAAAAAGCTTTCTGTTTTATTTAAAACAGAACATACCTTCAATAGAGGAAATTGAAATCTGCGGTATTAACCCTGTCAAAAAAAATGAAGTGTGCTTTAAAAGAGTAAACGACACTTATGGGCACTTGACGGGTGATTGTATTTTAAAATCATTGGCAAAAGAAATGGAAAAAAATTTTAGACAAAGCGATTATGTTTTCAGATACGGAGGGGAAGAATTTTTAATTACAATGCCTTTTACAACACAAAAAGACGCCTGTATAAAAATGGAAAAATTCAGAGAATTTATTGAAAATAAAAGTTTTTGCAAAAAAAATATAAAAATTACAATAAGTGGCGGGGTTGTTGAGTATAATTCCAACTATAAAATTAAAGATTTTATTGACAAAACAGATAAAAAATTATATATTGCAAAAAATTCCGGAAGAAATAAAATAATCTGTTAA
- a CDS encoding ABC transporter substrate-binding protein produces MKKVIALGLSALVASTLFAKEIKVGVLQPLTGPIASFGQKTLDGIKLIHSKYATLPNGDTIKLVIVDNQFDKVQTVNGYKRLASGEKVVAIEGPLASSMALAVKRFAGATKTPTVTQIATNPRVTKGSKYLTRACFTDDFQGTVAAKYALKHGLKNAVIVFDMKQDYSVGLAKAFEKAYKQGGGKILKKLFINTGDKDFNAQVAQIKRINPEFVYTPNYAPEEGLFLRQLRAAGVKAPVMGGDGIADPALLTKLAGKAANGVMYTDHFDAAKAPTPLSKEFIKEFKAKYERLPSAFAATGADGYLLIYNGIKQCDTKANTKNNLQFKQCVNNAIRHTKNLEAVTGNLTIDPKTGNPVNKPAVVEQIINGKTEFKELVQP; encoded by the coding sequence ATGAAAAAAGTAATCGCTCTCGGACTCAGTGCATTAGTTGCTTCGACATTATTTGCAAAAGAAATTAAAGTAGGTGTGCTTCAGCCACTAACAGGACCAATTGCATCATTTGGTCAAAAAACTCTTGACGGTATTAAACTTATCCATTCAAAATATGCAACACTTCCAAACGGAGACACAATTAAATTAGTTATTGTAGATAACCAATTTGACAAAGTTCAAACTGTTAACGGTTACAAAAGACTTGCCAGCGGAGAAAAAGTTGTAGCAATTGAAGGACCTCTTGCTTCATCCATGGCTCTTGCAGTTAAAAGATTTGCAGGGGCCACTAAAACTCCGACTGTTACCCAAATTGCCACAAACCCAAGGGTAACAAAAGGTAGCAAATATCTTACACGTGCCTGTTTTACAGATGATTTTCAAGGAACAGTTGCGGCGAAATACGCCCTTAAACACGGTCTTAAAAATGCTGTAATCGTATTTGATATGAAACAGGATTATTCAGTAGGACTTGCCAAAGCATTTGAAAAAGCTTACAAACAAGGCGGAGGGAAAATTCTTAAAAAACTGTTTATAAATACTGGAGATAAAGACTTTAACGCACAAGTTGCCCAGATTAAAAGAATAAATCCGGAATTTGTTTATACGCCAAATTATGCTCCTGAAGAAGGCCTTTTCTTAAGACAGCTCAGAGCTGCAGGAGTAAAAGCACCTGTAATGGGCGGAGACGGGATTGCAGACCCTGCACTTCTGACAAAACTTGCTGGAAAAGCGGCAAACGGCGTAATGTATACTGACCATTTTGACGCAGCAAAAGCTCCGACTCCGTTATCAAAAGAATTTATTAAAGAATTTAAAGCAAAATACGAAAGGCTTCCAAGCGCATTTGCTGCAACAGGGGCTGACGGATACTTATTGATTTATAACGGAATTAAACAATGTGACACAAAAGCAAATACAAAAAATAACCTTCAATTTAAACAATGTGTAAACAATGCAATAAGACATACTAAAAACCTCGAAGCTGTAACAGGAAATCTTACAATCGACCCAAAAACTGGAAATCCAGTTAACAAACCTGCCGTTGTAGAACAAATTATAAACGGTAAAACAGAATTTAAAGAATTGGTACAACCTTAA
- the serS gene encoding serine--tRNA ligase produces the protein MLNLKLLERDFENVTKKLKLKGINENLLKEIKQLFSKKKELKTRLDKLFEKRNMLSKQIGNLVKEGKKEEAENLKKEVAALKEEIEKLNTKSKQIETELENKALNIPNIPDDDVPVGKDENDNVEIKRWGKIPEFDFEIKPHDELGERLGWLDFKKGVKLAKSRFTVLKSDAARIERALINFFLNHNREYGFEEVYVPFIVNRETMTATGQLPKFEEDLFKIEGEELYLIPTAEVPLTNLFRDEIIEDLSKPVKLTAYTPCFRKEAGSYGKDTKGIIRQHQFDKVELVAITRPEESDKMFEEMVECASRVLEKLNLPYRQVMLCTGDLGFSAAKTIDLEVWIPSQNRYREISSVSNTRDFQARRGKIRFKDGKKNRLVHTLNGSSLAVGRTLVAIMENYQRKDGTIEIPEALRRYL, from the coding sequence ATGCTAAATTTAAAATTACTTGAGAGGGATTTTGAAAATGTTACTAAAAAACTTAAATTAAAGGGAATTAACGAAAATCTATTAAAAGAAATTAAACAACTTTTTTCCAAAAAGAAAGAATTAAAAACCAGGCTTGATAAATTATTTGAAAAAAGAAACATGCTTTCAAAGCAGATTGGAAATCTTGTAAAAGAGGGTAAAAAAGAAGAAGCTGAGAATTTAAAAAAAGAAGTGGCCGCATTAAAAGAAGAAATAGAAAAATTAAATACAAAATCCAAACAGATAGAGACTGAATTGGAAAATAAAGCATTAAATATTCCCAATATTCCGGATGATGATGTTCCTGTAGGTAAGGATGAAAATGATAATGTAGAAATTAAAAGATGGGGCAAAATTCCAGAGTTTGATTTTGAAATAAAGCCCCATGACGAACTTGGAGAAAGACTTGGCTGGCTGGATTTTAAAAAGGGCGTGAAACTTGCAAAAAGCCGTTTTACTGTGTTAAAGAGCGATGCGGCAAGGATTGAGAGGGCTTTGATTAATTTCTTTTTAAACCATAACAGGGAATACGGATTCGAAGAAGTTTATGTTCCTTTTATTGTAAACAGGGAGACTATGACGGCCACGGGTCAGCTTCCAAAATTTGAAGAGGATCTATTTAAAATAGAGGGGGAAGAGCTTTATTTAATACCTACGGCCGAAGTGCCTTTAACTAATCTTTTCAGAGATGAAATAATTGAGGATTTAAGCAAACCAGTAAAACTTACGGCATATACACCGTGTTTTAGAAAAGAAGCCGGAAGTTACGGGAAAGATACAAAAGGAATTATCCGTCAGCATCAGTTTGACAAGGTGGAACTCGTTGCCATTACCCGTCCGGAAGAGAGCGATAAAATGTTTGAGGAAATGGTTGAATGTGCAAGCAGGGTGCTTGAGAAATTAAATTTGCCTTACAGGCAGGTAATGCTCTGCACAGGGGATTTGGGATTCAGTGCGGCGAAAACAATTGATTTGGAAGTATGGATTCCGTCTCAAAACAGATACAGGGAAATAAGTTCTGTTTCCAATACCAGGGATTTTCAAGCCAGACGCGGAAAAATAAGATTTAAAGACGGTAAAAAAAACCGCCTTGTCCATACACTTAATGGAAGCTCTTTAGCAGTCGGCAGGACACTTGTAGCTATTATGGAAAATTATCAAAGAAAAGATGGAACAATTGAAATTCCTGAAGCGTTAAGAAGATATTTATAA
- a CDS encoding tetratricopeptide repeat protein gives MAEEENVIIIEEDNKKKKKYFLIIIILLLIALILLLALAFAVIKKKKENNVENKEITEIAKKLEKKHIQKDTLKTIIKKAAILYKNGQKKKALELLNKVSSFSQSLSNYNLGVIKMKEGKFNKALKFFQKAINNKENRVVSAINAAVCALKLKNKKLFDYYINLAYITLPEIAKSKSYPYYYALVMYYMGYEQEAIPALKMNTPYREDSQRLLSAIYEYNNNFIKAQDIQRAPFYKGLDLAEIGEYSLAKHYLSLSDKKKAKFALALVDLKLSEFKEASILFKNFDENNVYPIRINLKPSLFDVKVAQKEFKNSFLAKKSDYYDLFFYFAPFKVYSLNQTIAYLKKGIAGIPIGAIEESNSYLSKSAVYSGLNLEISKAIKLALNGHIYLANKKFQTLIKKRDTSYILHYNLALTYAQLGDYKQAYFHFLRAYHLNPGDMLSGIYALMAVRKTGRDDSNLLASLKEDLNGKNVLEYGLISLINNNTVGIAAFLEKNEKPNPLWILAKLAGKAVLNENYLDEALKLKSMFNKDIIANLLYFYAENKNLSVKKLALNFQSLFLEKNWDMNDFYYGAKVVRDWYFEFAKISGLLNRGKF, from the coding sequence GTGGCGGAAGAAGAAAATGTAATAATCATTGAAGAAGACAATAAGAAAAAAAAGAAATATTTTTTAATTATCATTATTCTTCTGTTAATTGCATTAATACTGCTTTTGGCTTTGGCTTTCGCAGTAATAAAAAAGAAAAAAGAAAATAATGTCGAAAATAAAGAAATTACAGAAATTGCCAAAAAACTTGAAAAAAAGCATATACAAAAAGACACCCTTAAAACAATAATTAAAAAAGCCGCAATTCTTTATAAAAACGGGCAGAAAAAAAAAGCCCTGGAATTATTGAATAAAGTTTCTTCTTTTTCCCAGTCTCTTTCAAATTACAATCTCGGTGTGATTAAAATGAAAGAGGGTAAATTTAATAAAGCTTTAAAATTTTTTCAAAAAGCGATAAACAATAAAGAAAATAGGGTTGTGAGTGCTATAAATGCTGCTGTATGTGCATTGAAGCTTAAAAATAAAAAACTTTTTGATTATTATATAAATTTGGCATATATAACTCTCCCTGAAATTGCCAAATCAAAGAGTTATCCTTATTATTATGCCCTTGTGATGTATTATATGGGATATGAGCAAGAAGCGATTCCCGCTCTTAAAATGAACACTCCTTACAGAGAAGATTCTCAAAGGCTTTTAAGCGCAATTTACGAATATAATAATAATTTTATAAAAGCTCAGGATATTCAGAGGGCCCCTTTTTATAAAGGTCTTGATTTGGCGGAAATAGGTGAATATTCTTTGGCAAAACATTATTTGTCCCTTTCAGATAAAAAAAAGGCCAAATTTGCCTTGGCTTTGGTGGATTTAAAACTTTCAGAATTTAAAGAAGCTTCAATACTCTTTAAAAATTTCGATGAAAACAATGTTTATCCTATCCGAATAAATTTAAAACCAAGTTTGTTTGACGTGAAAGTGGCACAAAAAGAGTTTAAAAACAGTTTTTTAGCTAAAAAAAGTGATTATTACGATTTGTTTTTTTATTTTGCCCCGTTTAAGGTTTACAGCCTGAACCAGACTATTGCATATTTAAAAAAGGGAATTGCCGGGATACCTATTGGGGCGATTGAAGAATCAAATTCATATCTTTCAAAAAGCGCTGTTTATTCAGGGCTGAATTTGGAAATTTCAAAAGCAATAAAATTAGCTCTAAACGGGCATATTTATCTGGCGAATAAAAAATTTCAGACACTTATAAAAAAAAGGGACACTTCTTATATTCTGCATTATAATCTTGCTTTGACTTATGCGCAGCTTGGGGATTACAAACAAGCCTATTTTCATTTTTTAAGGGCCTATCATTTGAATCCAGGTGATATGCTAAGCGGTATTTATGCACTTATGGCAGTTAGAAAAACAGGCAGAGACGATTCTAATTTACTTGCTTCTCTAAAAGAGGATTTAAACGGCAAAAATGTTTTGGAATATGGGCTTATTTCTTTAATAAACAATAATACCGTGGGCATAGCCGCATTTTTGGAAAAAAACGAAAAGCCAAATCCTCTGTGGATTTTGGCAAAACTTGCCGGTAAAGCTGTTTTAAATGAAAATTATCTTGATGAAGCATTAAAATTAAAAAGTATGTTTAATAAGGATATTATTGCAAATTTACTCTATTTTTATGCTGAGAATAAAAATTTAAGTGTTAAAAAATTAGCTCTTAATTTTCAGAGTCTGTTTCTGGAAAAAAACTGGGATATGAATGATTTTTATTACGGTGCTAAAGTTGTGAGAGACTGGTATTTTGAATTTGCCAAAATTTCCGGACTTTTAAACAGAGGAAAGTTTTGA
- a CDS encoding Bax inhibitor-1/YccA family protein, with product MKFSSSDFKQGLFNKTITNETNHAIEDINVFVKKTYQLLAGSLIAGAVGAYVGMGFVSNMINPISGGLTFTYWGSVILEFVLLFGLLAAKNKTPLNLVLLFAFTFMTGFTLAPTLAVFIARNMGYVIGEAFGLTAVAFGALTVFAMNTKKDFTTMGKMLFITLIVLIVASIANIFLHLPMLQLIIASVGAVLFSMFILFDTQNIIRGNVSNEIEAAVALYLDFLNLFISLLQILGFLNNEE from the coding sequence ATGAAATTTAGTTCAAGCGATTTTAAACAAGGGCTTTTTAATAAAACTATCACAAATGAAACAAATCATGCAATAGAAGATATTAATGTTTTTGTTAAAAAAACATATCAACTCTTAGCCGGAAGTTTAATTGCCGGGGCCGTTGGTGCATATGTAGGAATGGGTTTTGTATCTAATATGATAAACCCGATAAGCGGAGGGCTTACATTTACATATTGGGGTTCTGTAATTTTGGAATTTGTTTTGCTTTTTGGATTATTGGCGGCAAAAAATAAGACACCGCTTAATTTGGTTTTACTTTTTGCGTTTACTTTTATGACAGGGTTTACATTAGCCCCGACTTTGGCTGTTTTTATAGCAAGAAATATGGGCTATGTAATTGGAGAGGCGTTTGGTTTAACTGCTGTTGCTTTCGGTGCTTTAACTGTTTTTGCAATGAATACAAAAAAAGATTTTACCACTATGGGGAAAATGCTTTTTATTACATTAATTGTTTTAATAGTAGCAAGTATTGCCAATATTTTCTTACATCTGCCTATGCTTCAATTAATAATTGCAAGTGTAGGGGCGGTTTTGTTTAGTATGTTTATTTTATTTGACACTCAAAATATAATAAGGGGAAATGTAAGCAATGAAATAGAGGCTGCCGTTGCGCTTTATCTTGATTTTCTAAACTTGTTTATATCTCTTCTTCAGATTTTGGGATTTTTAAATAATGAAGAATAA
- a CDS encoding glycerophosphodiester phosphodiesterase family protein: MNFFDNFDKTHIIGAHRGLSALYPENTLNAFKAAKNNADFIEFDVTFAKDNQIVVIHDDTIDRTTNGKGEVCKFTLKELKNFTIYPDEKIPTLKETLELCKEMNMPVNIELKKVFKNEPVFLEKILETIKKFEFENKVLISSFEHKYLRFFKQNNISTAALFDKPFSMEYLKTLNIDSIHISKKLVTKEFLEKLKDRVLVYTINSKNEAKKLFSIGIYGIFSDFGSLVETTGLEPVTPTLPA, from the coding sequence ATGAATTTTTTCGACAATTTCGATAAAACTCATATTATAGGTGCCCACAGGGGATTAAGCGCTTTGTATCCGGAAAATACGTTAAATGCGTTCAAAGCAGCTAAAAACAACGCCGATTTTATAGAATTTGACGTTACATTTGCAAAAGATAATCAAATAGTTGTAATACATGACGACACAATTGACAGAACCACAAACGGCAAAGGGGAAGTTTGCAAATTTACACTGAAAGAATTAAAAAATTTTACAATATATCCTGATGAAAAAATACCAACACTTAAAGAAACGTTAGAATTGTGCAAAGAAATGAATATGCCTGTAAATATTGAACTGAAAAAAGTATTTAAAAATGAACCTGTCTTTTTGGAAAAAATCTTAGAAACCATAAAAAAATTTGAATTTGAAAATAAAGTGTTAATTTCAAGTTTTGAACACAAATATTTAAGATTTTTTAAACAAAACAATATTTCCACCGCAGCACTTTTTGACAAGCCTTTTTCAATGGAATACTTAAAAACATTAAACATAGATTCAATTCATATTTCAAAAAAACTGGTCACAAAAGAATTTTTAGAAAAATTAAAAGATAGAGTTTTAGTATATACAATAAATTCTAAGAATGAAGCCAAAAAACTATTTTCAATAGGAATTTACGGGATTTTCAGTGATTTTGGAAGTTTGGTGGAGACAACGGGACTCGAACCCGTGACCCCTACGCTGCCAGCGTAG